One segment of Akkermansiaceae bacterium DNA contains the following:
- a CDS encoding NAD+ synthase, whose translation MKIGIAQINAVIGDFPGNAKRILAAYRECLEKGADLVMVPELALVGYPPRDLLFKTQFVPKCLQALDYLADEVKGVPLVVGYVDQCPDDAIGKPFRNAAAFLQNGAIRHKVWKTLLPSYDVFDERRYFEPGESCDPIVWNGTRIGITICEDIWTEDYLHRPLYDRDPAEELVSKDVDLILNLSASPFSLGKPALRHKMLSDVAIGAGTPLVYCNSVGGQDQLIFDGSSLAFDAMGRPLAALAAFEEHCAVVDVSREGHEGNAQPETCPEEESYRALVLGLRDYLHKCGFTKACLGLSGGIDSALTAALACEALGAENVLGLTMPSEFSSGGSVAHSIELAKNLGMRCETVPIGGSFEAVKTAMKPVFGDLPEDVTEENMQARIRGLFLMSLSNKTGQLLLTTGNKSELAVGYCTMYGDMCGGLAVISDLPKMQVYALSRWINRDKEIIPWDTIEKPPSAELRPDQKDQDTLPPYEVLDAILELYVEKHLSGTEIIEDHGFEENLVRWVQRRVDLNEWKRYQAAPGLRVTSKAFGIGRRMPIVQRYTD comes from the coding sequence ATGAAGATAGGAATCGCTCAAATCAACGCCGTTATCGGTGATTTTCCAGGAAACGCCAAACGCATCCTCGCCGCCTACCGTGAATGCCTCGAAAAGGGGGCGGATCTGGTCATGGTGCCGGAGCTGGCCCTGGTCGGCTACCCACCACGGGATTTGCTGTTTAAAACCCAGTTTGTGCCCAAATGCCTGCAAGCCCTGGATTATCTGGCCGACGAGGTGAAAGGGGTTCCGCTGGTTGTGGGTTACGTCGACCAATGTCCTGATGATGCCATTGGCAAACCCTTTCGCAATGCCGCGGCATTCCTCCAGAATGGCGCCATCCGCCACAAGGTCTGGAAAACCCTCCTGCCATCCTACGATGTGTTCGACGAGCGCCGCTATTTCGAACCCGGGGAGAGCTGTGATCCGATCGTATGGAACGGCACCCGGATCGGCATCACCATCTGCGAGGACATCTGGACGGAGGATTACTTGCACCGCCCGCTCTATGACCGTGACCCGGCCGAGGAACTTGTCTCCAAGGACGTTGATCTCATTTTAAACCTCAGCGCGTCACCCTTCAGCCTGGGGAAACCGGCGCTCCGACACAAAATGCTCTCCGACGTGGCGATCGGAGCCGGCACGCCCCTGGTCTATTGCAACAGCGTCGGCGGACAGGACCAACTGATTTTCGACGGCAGCTCGCTTGCATTCGACGCCATGGGCCGCCCCCTGGCAGCACTGGCAGCGTTCGAGGAGCACTGCGCCGTTGTCGATGTTTCCCGCGAAGGGCATGAGGGGAACGCCCAGCCTGAAACCTGCCCCGAGGAGGAGAGTTACCGGGCCTTGGTGCTTGGCTTGCGTGATTACCTGCACAAATGCGGCTTCACCAAGGCCTGTCTCGGACTTAGCGGCGGGATTGACTCCGCCCTGACGGCGGCACTTGCCTGCGAAGCCCTCGGAGCGGAAAATGTGCTTGGTTTAACCATGCCGAGTGAGTTTTCCTCCGGCGGCAGTGTCGCCCACTCCATCGAGCTCGCCAAGAATCTGGGAATGCGCTGTGAAACAGTCCCTATCGGCGGTTCGTTTGAGGCGGTCAAAACCGCCATGAAGCCGGTCTTTGGCGATCTGCCGGAGGACGTCACCGAGGAAAACATGCAGGCGCGCATACGTGGCCTTTTTCTAATGTCACTCTCCAACAAAACCGGCCAGCTACTCCTGACCACCGGCAATAAAAGCGAGCTCGCTGTCGGCTACTGCACCATGTATGGCGATATGTGTGGTGGTCTCGCTGTGATCAGTGATTTACCCAAAATGCAGGTCTACGCGCTCTCGCGCTGGATCAACCGGGACAAGGAAATCATCCCCTGGGACACCATCGAAAAACCACCGAGCGCGGAACTGCGGCCCGACCAGAAAGACCAGGACACCCTGCCTCCCTACGAGGTTCTCGATGCCATCCTGGAACTCTACGTCGAGAAACATCTATCAGGCACCGAAATCATCGAGGACCATGGCTTTGAAGAAAACCTTGTCCGTTGGGTGCAACGTCGGGTAGACTTGAACGAGTGGAAACGCTACCAGGCAGCCCCGGGCCTGAGAGTCACCTCGAAAGCCTTTGGCATCGGTCGACGCATGCCCATTGTCCAGCGATACACTGACTAA
- a CDS encoding Lrp/AsnC family transcriptional regulator, which yields MNDPLLTLLQTKARYTNTELAETLSLSSEEVASRISAWEKDGTILGYQAVIDDDKAGEMGVSAFIEVKVTPERGGGFDRLAMRIARFDQVVSCYLASGGYDLMVVVEGNDLREVASFVSQKLSTLDGVLSTATHFRLKTYKEMGFIFEAEEPEGRLPVSP from the coding sequence ATGAATGACCCGCTACTCACTCTACTACAGACCAAGGCCCGTTACACCAATACGGAGTTAGCCGAGACGCTCAGTCTCTCTTCCGAAGAAGTCGCCTCACGTATTTCGGCGTGGGAGAAAGACGGCACGATCCTTGGTTACCAGGCCGTGATCGATGATGACAAGGCCGGGGAGATGGGCGTGTCTGCGTTTATCGAGGTGAAAGTCACGCCTGAGCGTGGCGGCGGCTTTGACCGACTGGCCATGCGGATCGCACGTTTTGACCAGGTGGTGTCCTGTTATCTCGCCAGTGGTGGCTACGATCTGATGGTGGTGGTCGAAGGCAATGACCTGCGTGAGGTGGCCAGCTTTGTTTCCCAGAAATTGTCTACTTTGGATGGGGTTCTTTCGACAGCGACCCATTTTCGACTGAAGACCTATAAGGAAATGGGGTTCATCTTTGAGGCTGAGGAGCCTGAAGGTCGTTTGCCGGTCAGCCCCTAA
- a CDS encoding PEP-CTERM sorting domain-containing protein, whose product MRLGTLTSSYLYGAQAGDDNWVYFSNNDNPGNEKTSFWAQINLTETTATPVRFVYDTTNPTSDITFAAAIEAVNNVPEPSSLFLLALGSGICWQHAGKRNPV is encoded by the coding sequence GTGAGGCTTGGAACACTGACGAGCAGTTACCTCTACGGAGCCCAGGCAGGGGACGACAACTGGGTCTACTTCAGCAACAACGATAACCCAGGTAATGAAAAAACCTCGTTCTGGGCGCAGATCAATCTCACAGAGACAACAGCAACACCGGTGCGGTTTGTCTACGATACAACGAATCCTACCTCAGACATTACTTTTGCCGCTGCCATTGAGGCTGTGAACAATGTGCCAGAACCCAGCTCACTATTCTTGCTGGCTCTGGGATCGGGGATATGCTGGCAACACGCAGGAAAAAGGAATCCTGTGTAA
- a CDS encoding CAAX prenyl protease-related protein — protein MLDLKKIQHDRTKAHVVPLAVFMVLLAPFQLTGWLEWKHPDAAWWQHYPAQWQYPAQSLIAIALLLFFRKNYELKWSLKPVLFGALMGAVGIGFWILPTQMHSWLGLEGEQQGVLKWLGVMPRTEGFNPQDLADKFDGSPSVYWASLLMRFFRAVVVVALVEEIFWRGFLMRFLLDMDRDYWKVPFGKPAWISYIVVTLAFILVHQPVDYLGALVFGSLMYWVAVRSKSLLACVVMHGVANLLMGWYAIEFGKFGLW, from the coding sequence ATGCTCGACCTGAAAAAAATCCAGCACGATCGCACCAAGGCCCACGTCGTTCCCCTGGCTGTTTTCATGGTGCTGCTCGCCCCGTTTCAACTCACGGGATGGCTGGAGTGGAAACACCCGGACGCCGCATGGTGGCAACACTACCCGGCACAGTGGCAGTATCCAGCCCAGTCATTGATTGCGATAGCGTTATTGCTATTTTTCCGCAAAAACTATGAGTTGAAATGGAGTCTGAAACCCGTGCTTTTCGGGGCGCTGATGGGGGCTGTCGGGATCGGTTTTTGGATTTTGCCCACGCAAATGCACAGCTGGCTTGGGCTGGAGGGCGAGCAGCAAGGGGTGCTGAAGTGGCTCGGGGTGATGCCCAGGACGGAAGGATTCAATCCCCAGGACCTGGCCGATAAGTTTGATGGTAGTCCAAGTGTCTACTGGGCCTCGCTGCTGATGCGTTTTTTCCGCGCCGTGGTTGTGGTGGCGCTGGTTGAGGAGATTTTCTGGAGGGGTTTCCTGATGCGTTTTCTGCTCGATATGGACCGCGACTACTGGAAGGTGCCTTTTGGAAAACCGGCCTGGATTTCCTACATCGTAGTCACGCTGGCGTTTATATTGGTGCACCAGCCGGTTGATTACCTTGGCGCCTTGGTTTTTGGCTCCCTGATGTATTGGGTGGCGGTGAGGAGCAAGAGCCTGCTGGCCTGTGTGGTCATGCACGGCGTCGCCAACCTCCTGATGGGCTGGTATGCCATCGAATTCGGCAAATTCGGGCTGTGGTAA
- a CDS encoding 6-phosphofructokinase — protein sequence MKIGVLNSGGDCPGLNAVINGVVGAADKLGWEVLGFRDGFEGLLPDGCDYMTLTPDDTSVVAGLGGTILGTTNKGNFAAKVGVGDVAKIPAEIMDKARDNVNKLGLAGLVIIGGDGSLTTALQMSEEGFDVVGVPKTIDNDLQATSMTFGFDSAVSSVVDALDRLHTTAQSHKRVMVLEVMGRHAGWIALWGAIGGGANAVLIPEIDARVEKVAQFIIEREKKGKRSSLVVVAEGAKILNGGIVTRCEGEASEVSLGGAGEMVAKELYRLTGKDTRACTLGHLQRGGSPTALDRVLSARFGVKAVKLIAERRFGCMVSYKSGEVSSVPIADAVNQLRLVDPDGEVVQTARALGICLGD from the coding sequence ATGAAAATTGGAGTTTTAAACAGCGGAGGCGACTGCCCGGGACTGAATGCCGTGATTAACGGTGTCGTAGGTGCGGCCGATAAATTGGGTTGGGAGGTCCTGGGTTTCCGGGACGGATTTGAAGGCCTGTTGCCGGACGGGTGTGATTACATGACCTTGACGCCGGATGACACCAGTGTCGTGGCAGGTCTTGGAGGAACCATCCTGGGAACCACCAACAAAGGTAATTTTGCCGCCAAGGTAGGGGTGGGTGATGTCGCCAAAATCCCTGCGGAAATCATGGATAAAGCCCGTGACAACGTCAATAAACTCGGCCTTGCCGGGCTCGTCATCATCGGTGGTGACGGCTCCCTGACCACGGCCTTGCAGATGAGCGAGGAGGGCTTTGATGTGGTCGGGGTTCCCAAGACCATCGACAATGATCTGCAAGCGACCTCGATGACCTTTGGTTTTGACAGTGCCGTTTCCTCCGTGGTGGATGCGCTCGACCGTCTTCATACCACGGCGCAGAGTCACAAGCGCGTGATGGTGCTTGAAGTCATGGGACGCCATGCAGGCTGGATCGCCCTCTGGGGGGCCATCGGTGGTGGCGCCAACGCCGTGTTGATCCCTGAGATTGACGCGCGTGTGGAAAAAGTGGCCCAATTCATCATCGAACGTGAGAAAAAGGGCAAACGCAGCTCATTGGTCGTGGTGGCCGAGGGTGCTAAGATCCTCAACGGGGGGATTGTCACCCGTTGTGAGGGCGAAGCCAGCGAGGTGAGTCTGGGGGGGGCTGGCGAAATGGTCGCAAAAGAGCTCTACAGGCTGACAGGGAAGGATACCCGTGCCTGCACACTGGGGCACCTTCAGCGCGGAGGCTCACCAACGGCGCTCGACCGTGTCCTCAGTGCCCGCTTTGGAGTGAAGGCGGTGAAATTGATCGCCGAGCGCAGGTTCGGCTGCATGGTCAGTTACAAATCGGGTGAAGTCAGCTCGGTCCCCATCGCGGATGCTGTTAACCAGCTCCGCCTGGTCGACCCCGATGGAGAAGTGGTTCAAACCGCGCGTGCGCTTGGTATTTGTCTAGGCGATTGA
- a CDS encoding right-handed parallel beta-helix repeat-containing protein, translated as MKNTEARKILGLDPDDDPRAFLPAFEETREYKQELVNNAPSAAIKFRYQQELLEYEAAVKVVAGKQKIRAHTDFIVVLLLIAAFSAVGWWGYQWYQQQWNTHAQVEVKLAQLQSDGRIAVMGRKWPEAERIYQEIKQLDPGSPVAAAGFEAIKKGRQEEKSQQLFYTLGESQAALEAGRWDEAEKLARSVLEQSPGNETAQRKIEIIREGRRKQEISLKLMAITDAIDAGNLSEARVALAALRESDPENPNLSGFSNRIDAEAKEIRMRHDQAAELYQQALKLDNGEFSPKAMALLEDARRLHPESREILALHQKMGNYTRAINVPVDYPTISQAIEAARPRDFIRVAPGVYKESLTIDKPIRLEGSADGKTIIQLPAKEDGLLTITADADGSHVSGFDFKHTGFDHGLDRYSGITVEADQVTISSCNVEHSAGHGIAVIDGAKVKITGCKVTLCGWDGISVYGQNSTAEVKDTLCRENLQQGVGFWMGGSGSVTNSRLLKNGLCGIVAMSKGTQVRLTSNTCSGNREAGILISDAVAADLASNLCEKNLLSGIVVRSDGTTVSLVNNVTKGNHEAGILTHLGVKVLKFENNRASGNVSQQIWRDANLQKPKKQEE; from the coding sequence ATGAAAAACACCGAAGCACGCAAAATCCTTGGTCTCGATCCCGACGATGACCCGCGTGCCTTTTTGCCCGCCTTCGAGGAGACGCGCGAATACAAACAGGAACTGGTCAACAATGCTCCCAGCGCGGCAATAAAATTCCGATACCAGCAGGAACTGCTCGAATACGAGGCTGCCGTCAAGGTGGTCGCGGGAAAACAAAAGATCCGTGCGCACACCGACTTCATCGTCGTATTGCTTCTCATCGCCGCCTTCAGTGCCGTCGGTTGGTGGGGCTACCAGTGGTATCAACAACAGTGGAATACCCATGCCCAGGTCGAAGTGAAGCTTGCCCAATTGCAATCCGATGGCCGCATCGCCGTCATGGGGCGCAAGTGGCCGGAAGCTGAAAGAATCTATCAGGAAATCAAACAGCTTGACCCCGGATCACCAGTGGCGGCGGCTGGATTCGAGGCGATCAAAAAGGGACGGCAGGAGGAGAAAAGCCAGCAGTTGTTCTACACCCTTGGCGAGAGTCAAGCCGCGCTCGAGGCGGGTCGATGGGACGAGGCGGAGAAGCTTGCCCGGTCGGTCCTCGAACAGTCTCCCGGAAACGAAACGGCCCAACGGAAAATCGAAATCATCCGGGAAGGACGGCGTAAGCAGGAAATCTCGCTGAAGCTCATGGCCATCACCGATGCGATTGATGCCGGTAATCTATCAGAGGCCCGAGTCGCCCTTGCAGCACTTCGTGAATCTGATCCGGAAAACCCGAACCTCTCTGGATTTTCCAACCGTATCGACGCCGAGGCGAAAGAGATTAGAATGCGCCACGACCAGGCGGCAGAACTCTACCAACAGGCACTCAAGCTAGACAATGGCGAGTTCTCACCCAAGGCGATGGCGCTCCTGGAGGACGCCCGCAGGCTTCATCCCGAGTCCAGGGAGATCCTGGCTCTTCATCAGAAAATGGGCAACTACACACGCGCCATCAATGTCCCTGTGGATTACCCCACGATTTCCCAAGCCATTGAAGCGGCCCGACCGAGGGATTTCATCCGGGTGGCCCCCGGGGTTTACAAAGAATCACTTACCATTGACAAGCCAATCCGCCTGGAGGGTAGCGCGGACGGGAAAACCATCATCCAGCTTCCAGCCAAAGAAGATGGATTACTGACAATCACCGCCGATGCCGACGGCTCGCACGTCAGTGGTTTCGACTTCAAGCACACCGGGTTTGATCATGGCCTGGACCGCTATTCGGGAATTACGGTTGAAGCCGATCAGGTGACCATCAGCTCCTGTAACGTCGAGCACTCCGCCGGCCACGGAATCGCTGTGATCGATGGTGCCAAGGTCAAAATCACCGGTTGTAAGGTCACCCTCTGCGGCTGGGACGGGATCTCTGTGTATGGCCAGAACAGCACAGCGGAAGTCAAGGACACCCTCTGCCGGGAAAATCTGCAACAGGGCGTGGGGTTCTGGATGGGGGGCAGTGGCAGCGTGACCAATAGCCGGTTACTGAAAAACGGCCTCTGCGGCATCGTCGCCATGAGCAAGGGCACGCAGGTCAGGCTCACATCCAATACCTGCTCCGGCAACCGCGAAGCCGGTATCCTCATCTCCGATGCTGTCGCCGCCGACCTCGCATCCAATCTATGCGAGAAAAATCTTCTCAGCGGCATCGTTGTCCGCAGCGATGGCACCACCGTAAGTCTCGTCAACAATGTCACCAAGGGCAACCACGAAGCGGGCATCCTGACGCACCTGGGGGTCAAGGTGCTCAAGTTCGAAAACAACCGGGCCAGCGGCAATGTCAGCCAGCAAATCTGGCGTGATGCCAATTTGCAAAAACCAAAGAAGCAGGAAGAGTAG
- a CDS encoding aminotransferase class I/II-fold pyridoxal phosphate-dependent enzyme yields the protein MDYTDKISRQVAGIPRSGIRDFFELVQGRDDVISLGVGEPDFATPWHIREAAIYSLEKGNTSYTSNLGLLSLRKEICRYVSDFFHVDYNASGEVLVTVGVSEAIDLALRALLNPGDEVVYHSPCYVSYLPSIALAYGVPVDVATTKEDNFSLRAEMLEAAITPKTRVVMLNFPTNPTGAVMPLDELEKIAALCVKHDLIVLSDEIYCELRYDEGEHVSIASLPGMKERTVLLHGFSKAFAMTGFRLGYACAPGPLIEAMMKIHQYAMLCAPITSQAAALEALQNGGEAMIRMRDSYHQRRDYVVGRLNEMGIDCHSPGGAFYVFPDIRKTGLKSKDFAMRLLETESVAAVPGDAFGKAGEGFLRCCYATSFEELKIAMQRMERFVKTL from the coding sequence ATGGATTACACAGATAAAATTTCCCGTCAGGTGGCGGGCATCCCGAGATCGGGTATCCGGGACTTTTTTGAACTGGTGCAGGGACGGGACGACGTCATCTCGCTGGGTGTGGGCGAGCCGGATTTCGCCACCCCGTGGCATATACGTGAGGCGGCGATCTACTCCCTGGAAAAAGGCAATACCAGCTATACCTCGAACCTGGGTCTGCTCAGTCTGCGCAAGGAGATCTGTCGCTATGTCAGCGATTTTTTTCACGTCGATTACAACGCCTCCGGCGAGGTGCTTGTTACCGTTGGTGTCTCTGAGGCCATTGATTTGGCGCTCCGGGCCCTGCTTAACCCAGGTGATGAGGTGGTCTACCACTCGCCGTGTTACGTTTCCTACCTTCCCAGTATCGCCCTTGCCTATGGGGTGCCGGTCGATGTCGCCACCACCAAGGAGGATAATTTCTCCCTCAGGGCGGAGATGCTGGAAGCCGCGATCACGCCAAAAACAAGGGTGGTGATGCTCAACTTCCCCACCAACCCAACCGGGGCGGTGATGCCATTGGATGAACTGGAGAAAATCGCGGCGCTTTGCGTCAAACACGACCTGATCGTGCTCAGCGACGAAATCTACTGCGAGCTTCGCTACGACGAGGGGGAGCATGTCTCGATTGCCTCTCTTCCCGGGATGAAGGAGCGCACGGTGCTGCTGCACGGTTTCTCCAAGGCGTTCGCGATGACCGGATTCCGGCTCGGATACGCCTGTGCGCCCGGCCCGCTGATCGAGGCGATGATGAAAATCCACCAGTATGCCATGCTCTGCGCCCCGATCACCAGCCAGGCGGCGGCTTTGGAGGCCTTGCAGAATGGCGGGGAAGCGATGATCAGGATGCGCGACAGCTATCATCAGCGGCGCGATTACGTGGTCGGCAGACTCAACGAGATGGGAATCGACTGCCATTCCCCTGGCGGTGCGTTCTACGTTTTCCCCGATATCCGCAAGACCGGGCTGAAGAGTAAGGATTTTGCCATGCGACTGCTCGAGACCGAGTCCGTGGCCGCCGTGCCCGGTGATGCCTTTGGCAAGGCGGGGGAGGGATTCCTGCGCTGCTGCTACGCCACCTCCTTCGAGGAGTTGAAGATCGCCATGCAGCGCATGGAGCGCTTTGTGAAGACCCTCTAG
- a CDS encoding DUF2752 domain-containing protein: MLGGGLGYFALSLLGFHFFSCTFKDLTGWDCPGCGLTRGSRALLHGDWGAALGFHWFTPVFILFWGAVGIGLVLPEPWRGKFLAAVKTSERVTRWPVILGISLVIYALTRNFIT; this comes from the coding sequence ATGTTGGGGGGTGGCCTGGGCTACTTCGCGCTTTCACTCCTTGGCTTCCATTTTTTCTCCTGCACCTTCAAGGACCTCACAGGATGGGACTGCCCGGGCTGCGGGCTTACCCGGGGCAGCCGTGCCCTACTCCACGGGGATTGGGGGGCGGCCCTGGGTTTTCATTGGTTTACTCCCGTATTCATCCTGTTCTGGGGCGCGGTAGGCATCGGCCTGGTCCTGCCCGAGCCGTGGCGAGGAAAATTCCTCGCCGCCGTGAAAACCAGCGAGCGGGTGACCCGATGGCCGGTCATTCTCGGAATATCTCTTGTCATTTACGCATTGACGCGGAATTTCATCACGTGA
- a CDS encoding virulence RhuM family protein, which yields MSELVLYTSDDGRTRLDLRVEGQTVWLTQLEIAELFQTTKQNVSLHAKNILEDGELAEDSVVKDSLTTAADGKRYKTKLYNLDLILAIGYRVHSPRGVQFRQWASSHLKEYLTALPSRELLQQKLHAAIEISRARLENREGGNT from the coding sequence ATGAGCGAACTCGTCCTTTACACTTCCGACGACGGCCGCACCCGGCTCGACCTTCGCGTCGAAGGCCAGACGGTCTGGCTGACCCAGCTCGAAATCGCCGAACTTTTCCAAACCACGAAGCAAAACGTCTCCCTCCACGCCAAGAACATCCTGGAGGATGGCGAACTGGCTGAGGATTCAGTTGTCAAGGATTCCTTGACAACTGCCGCCGACGGAAAGCGCTACAAGACCAAGCTCTACAACCTCGACCTCATTCTCGCCATCGGCTACCGCGTCCACTCTCCACGCGGCGTGCAGTTCCGCCAATGGGCCAGTAGCCATCTCAAGGAATACCTCACCGCCCTGCCATCCCGCGAACTCCTCCAACAAAAACTCCACGCCGCCATCGAGATTTCCCGGGCAAGGTTGGAGAACAGGGAAGGAGGTAACACATGA
- the htpG gene encoding molecular chaperone HtpG has translation MSTATEEHTHTFQAEVRQLLDIVIHSLYTDKEIFVRELVSNASDALEKMRLKQLTEKDVYDSDLALGIEITTDEEAKTLTISDTGIGMNNEELIENLGTIAHSGTKAFLEKMKEQGNANADVIGQFGVGFYSAFMAADHVDVHTHSWENGTDGHTWSSDGASGYSIVENAEAKRGCRIVLHLKEGSEEFSKEARIKGILEKYSNFVSFPIKLNGEHINKVEALWLKNKKDITEDEYKEFYKFTAHAFDDPRFTMHFSADAPLAINALLFTPTENTEQFGMGQMEPGVSLYCRKVLIDAKPDKLLPEWLRFLRGVIDSEDLPLNISRESMQDSSLVKKLNGLITKRYLKFLEKEAKNNPEAYDAFYKKFSRFLKEGIATSYEHQEQLAGLLRFETSLNEPGELSNFAQYLERAKDEQESIYYLTGMSRDAIESGPYLEAFKARGLEVCFFTEPVDTYVMEALPEFKGKKLVSADRGEIELDEVAAEGEELDSKKRKKLIKFLEKELADRISKVESSGRLVKSPVAALTPKDAPNAQMRAMMQAMGQEMPVTKATLEINPRHNVIHGLSKLVDSDEETARLVAQQLTDNALLAAGLLENPHQMAARMNELIEKLVDKK, from the coding sequence ATGTCAACTGCCACAGAAGAACATACCCACACATTCCAAGCCGAGGTGCGCCAGCTCCTCGATATCGTGATCCACTCACTCTACACGGATAAGGAGATCTTCGTCCGCGAGCTCGTTTCCAATGCTTCCGATGCGCTGGAGAAAATGCGACTCAAGCAGCTCACTGAAAAAGATGTCTATGACTCCGACCTTGCACTTGGAATCGAAATCACCACCGACGAAGAAGCCAAAACGCTGACGATTTCCGACACCGGGATCGGTATGAACAACGAGGAACTGATCGAAAACCTCGGCACCATCGCCCACTCGGGAACAAAGGCGTTTTTGGAGAAAATGAAGGAGCAGGGCAATGCCAACGCCGATGTCATCGGTCAGTTCGGGGTCGGCTTTTACTCCGCTTTCATGGCCGCCGACCACGTCGATGTCCACACCCACTCATGGGAAAACGGCACCGACGGCCATACTTGGAGTTCCGATGGCGCCAGTGGCTACAGCATCGTGGAAAATGCCGAGGCCAAACGGGGCTGCCGCATCGTGCTCCACCTCAAGGAGGGCTCGGAGGAGTTCAGCAAGGAGGCCCGCATCAAGGGCATCCTCGAGAAATACTCCAATTTTGTCTCTTTCCCGATCAAGCTCAACGGCGAGCACATCAACAAGGTCGAGGCCCTCTGGTTGAAAAACAAAAAGGACATCACCGAGGACGAATACAAGGAGTTCTACAAGTTCACAGCCCACGCTTTCGACGATCCGCGCTTCACCATGCACTTCAGCGCCGATGCGCCTCTCGCCATCAACGCGCTGCTGTTTACCCCCACCGAAAACACCGAGCAATTCGGTATGGGCCAGATGGAGCCCGGCGTGTCGCTCTACTGCCGCAAGGTGCTCATCGATGCCAAACCGGATAAACTCCTGCCCGAATGGCTGCGCTTCCTCCGTGGTGTCATCGATAGCGAGGACCTGCCGCTCAACATTTCCCGCGAATCCATGCAGGACAGCTCGCTGGTGAAGAAGCTCAACGGGCTGATCACCAAACGCTACCTCAAATTCCTCGAAAAAGAGGCGAAAAACAACCCCGAGGCATACGACGCATTCTACAAGAAATTCTCCCGTTTCCTCAAGGAGGGCATCGCCACCAGTTACGAGCACCAGGAACAACTGGCCGGCTTGCTGCGGTTCGAAACCTCACTCAACGAACCGGGTGAATTGTCCAACTTCGCACAATATCTCGAACGCGCCAAAGACGAGCAGGAGAGTATCTACTACCTGACCGGGATGTCCCGCGACGCCATCGAGAGCGGTCCCTACCTGGAGGCGTTCAAGGCGAGGGGGCTTGAGGTCTGCTTCTTCACCGAGCCGGTCGATACCTACGTCATGGAGGCGCTTCCCGAGTTCAAAGGCAAGAAGCTGGTCTCGGCCGACCGGGGCGAAATCGAGCTCGACGAGGTGGCTGCCGAGGGCGAGGAGCTGGACAGTAAAAAACGTAAAAAACTCATCAAATTCCTTGAAAAAGAACTGGCTGACAGAATCAGCAAGGTGGAATCGTCCGGTCGACTCGTCAAAAGCCCCGTGGCCGCGTTAACCCCCAAGGACGCACCCAACGCCCAGATGCGCGCGATGATGCAGGCCATGGGCCAGGAGATGCCGGTCACCAAGGCCACACTCGAAATCAACCCGCGTCACAATGTCATCCACGGGCTCTCCAAGCTCGTTGACTCAGACGAGGAGACAGCCAGGCTGGTGGCACAGCAACTCACCGACAACGCGCTGCTCGCCGCCGGACTTCTGGAAAACCCACACCAGATGGCCGCACGCATGAACGAACTCATCGAGAAGCTGGTTGATAAGAAGTAA